A DNA window from Amycolatopsis sp. DSM 110486 contains the following coding sequences:
- a CDS encoding acyl-CoA dehydrogenase family protein: MSVIWEPPLSPEGQQWRELARKLSAEHFAPLAEELDREQRYPWESVQVLVESGLAGLFIGTEYGGQGASFDVVCAVIEEVSRTCASTGAILTAYALGGTPVVLAGTDEQRRRYLGGLASGQAVSFALTEEGAGSDAARIRTTAVRERDGWRIRGEKIFIGNGGASQHYVVFALTDPEAGTRGMTAFMVDKDSDGVVIDHLEDKMGIRGTQTSNLKLDTVVGDDAMLGELNKGMKLAMLTLNAGRITVAAQSIGVGLAGYDVGSREAARRQTFGTPIIDNQGISFPLADVATRLTAARMITHRAACTYQEGGDVSILGAMAKLDASEAAHRAVDTAVQVFGGAGYCKPCPAERLYRDQRILEIYEGTSEIQRLVLGRAIKAEALKAGALGAAK; encoded by the coding sequence GTGTCCGTGATCTGGGAGCCGCCGCTGAGCCCGGAAGGTCAGCAGTGGCGGGAACTCGCCCGCAAGCTGTCCGCGGAGCACTTCGCGCCGCTGGCCGAGGAGCTCGACCGCGAGCAGCGCTACCCGTGGGAGAGCGTGCAGGTCCTCGTCGAGTCCGGCCTCGCCGGCCTCTTCATCGGCACCGAGTACGGCGGCCAGGGCGCGAGCTTCGACGTGGTCTGCGCCGTGATCGAAGAGGTGTCGCGGACCTGCGCGTCGACCGGCGCCATCCTCACCGCTTACGCGCTCGGCGGCACCCCGGTGGTGTTGGCCGGCACCGACGAGCAGCGCCGCCGCTACCTGGGTGGCCTCGCGAGCGGCCAGGCGGTCAGCTTCGCGCTCACCGAGGAGGGTGCGGGCAGCGACGCCGCGCGCATCAGGACGACAGCCGTCCGCGAGAGGGACGGCTGGCGGATCCGCGGCGAGAAGATCTTCATCGGCAACGGCGGCGCGTCGCAGCACTACGTCGTGTTCGCGCTGACCGACCCCGAAGCCGGAACCCGCGGCATGACGGCGTTCATGGTGGACAAGGACTCCGACGGAGTGGTCATCGACCACCTTGAAGACAAGATGGGCATCCGCGGCACGCAGACGAGCAACCTGAAGCTCGACACGGTCGTCGGCGACGACGCGATGCTCGGCGAGCTCAACAAGGGCATGAAGCTCGCGATGCTCACGCTCAACGCCGGCCGTATCACCGTGGCGGCGCAGTCGATCGGCGTCGGCCTCGCCGGCTACGACGTCGGGTCGCGCGAAGCGGCCCGGCGGCAGACATTCGGCACGCCGATCATCGACAACCAGGGCATCTCGTTCCCGCTCGCCGACGTCGCCACCCGCCTCACCGCGGCCCGGATGATCACCCATCGCGCCGCCTGCACCTACCAGGAAGGAGGCGACGTCTCGATCCTGGGCGCGATGGCCAAGCTCGATGCGAGCGAAGCCGCCCACCGCGCGGTCGACACCGCCGTGCAGGTCTTCGGCGGCGCCGGCTACTGCAAGCCTTGCCCGGCCGAGCGGCTCTACCGGGACCAGCGGATCCTCGAGATCTACGAGGGCACCTCGGAGATCCAGCGGCTGGTGCTCGGCCGTGCCATCAAGGCGGAGGCGCTCAAGGCCGGGGCACTCGGGGCCGCGAAGTGA